A part of Primulina eburnea isolate SZY01 chromosome 10, ASM2296580v1, whole genome shotgun sequence genomic DNA contains:
- the LOC140803774 gene encoding pentatricopeptide repeat-containing protein At1g31920-like, which produces MTYRHIQALFQQSTISIKALQLHCLLFKISLDHNEFFFSQLILASSSVYLDHARKLFDNSPITPPPLFAWNTLIKSYSNYSSTPLESLKLFVELLRSHGELKPDKFTYPFVIKACGRCLMIAAGGSVHSMVLKAGLGSDQHVNNTLLTMYGRCGVIGYSRKVFDEMIEKDVVSWSSMVAAYVDCNRTWDSLMVFKDIMMLNGKPNSVTLVSLITACTKLLNIRVGKSFHSYIIRNATELDVSLVTALLNMYSKYGLVDEAFHIFNYVGNKYVQSWTVMISCLAEYGHGKEALSLFTRMEKTGLLPDSMSFSAILSACSHNGLVHEASDLFEKMVNVYGISPTLEHYGCMVDLLGRAGKIEEAYRMIMSMPMEPNSVILRSYLSSCKHHGRVHSADSHLMKLLLETEPEIGANYVLAGSVSSLHGYDNGINNTRNDMMQKGLKKVPGCSWVQLPVGDHAGLCIDI; this is translated from the exons ATGACATATCGCCATATTCAAGCCCTGTTCCAGCAGTCGACAATCTCCATCAAAGCTCTGCAACTTCACTGTTTACTCTTCAAGATCTCCCTCGACCACAATGAATTCTTCTTCTCTCAGCTAATCCTCGCCTCTTCCTCGGTCTACCTCGACCACGCCCGGAAACTATTCGACAATTCACCCATCACACCCCCGCCACTCTTTGCATGGAACACGCTAATCAAATCATACTCCAACTACTCATCGACCCCGTTAGAATCACTAAAACTCTTCGTGGAATTGCTTCGATCACATGGAGAACTCAAACCCGACAAATTCACATACCCTTTTGTCATAAAGGCTTGTGGGCGGTGCTTGATGATCGCAGCTGGCGGTTCGGTGCATTCGATGGTTTTGAAGGCGGGTCTTGGTTCAGACCAACATGTGAATAATACGCTCTTGACGATGTATGGTCGGTGCGGTGTGATTGGGTATTCGAGGAAAGTGTTCGatgaaatgattgagaaagatGTGGTGTCTTGGAGTTCCATGGTTGCTGCTTACGTTGATTG TAACCGTACTTGGGATTCTTTGATGGTATTCAAAGATATAATGATGCTAAATGGGAAGCCAAATTCAGTAACTTTGGTTAGTTTGATCACTGCTTGTACCAAACTACTCAATATTAGAGTAGGAAAATCCTTTCATTCTTACATTATCAGGAATGCTACTGAGTTAGATGTCTCCTTGGTGACAGCCCTTTTGAATATGTACTCGAAATATGGGCTCGTAGACGAAGCCTTCCACATTTTCAACTACGTTGGAAATAAATATGTACAATCTTGGACAGTAATGATTTCCTGCCTCGCTGAGTATGGCCATGGTAAAGAAGCTCTATCTTTGTTTACTAGAATGGAAAAAACAGGCTTATTGCCCGATAGCATGTCATTTTCAGCAATACTTTCTGCTTGTAGCCACAACGGCCTGGTCCACGAAGCAAGTGACCTCTTTGAAAAAATGGTAAATGTATATGGTATCTCGCCAACTCTGGAACATTATGGTTGCATGGTAGACTTATTGGGACGTGCTGGGAAGATAGAAGAAGCTTATCGGATGATTATGAGCATGCCTATGGAGCCTAACTCTGTTATATTAAGGAGTTATCTCAGTTCATGCAAGCACCATGGCCGTGTTCATTCTGCAGATTCACATCTAATGAAACTTCTGCTTGAAACAGAGCCTGAGATCGGAGCAAATTATGTTCTTGCTGGTTCTGTCTCCTCTTTGCACGGATATGATAATGGCATCAATAACACAAGAAATGATATGATGCAAAAAGGTTTGAAGAAAGTTCCTGGTTGCAGTTGGGTGCAGTTGCCTGTTGGGGATCACGCAGGCCTTTGTATCGACATTTAA